The Tistrella mobilis genome window below encodes:
- a CDS encoding MSMEG_0572/Sll0783 family nitrogen starvation response protein, giving the protein MPVVTKPAHQTGDFLVNYEEKVFEDVKAQPGEKALVTFHTVAFEGSIGLVNLLQATRLLRKGFETTVLLYGPGVTLGVQRGFPKLGDEAFPGHLAMNNQIVKFMEEGGKVYACRFALQALYGHGEPSLIPGITPINPLDVLDLVLLHRKDNAFILDTWTL; this is encoded by the coding sequence ATGCCCGTGGTCACCAAGCCTGCCCATCAGACCGGCGATTTCCTGGTCAATTACGAAGAGAAGGTGTTCGAGGACGTGAAGGCCCAGCCGGGAGAGAAGGCGCTGGTCACCTTCCACACCGTCGCCTTCGAAGGTTCGATCGGCCTTGTGAACCTGCTGCAGGCGACCCGGCTGCTGCGCAAGGGCTTCGAGACCACCGTGCTGCTCTATGGGCCCGGCGTGACACTTGGCGTGCAGCGCGGCTTCCCCAAGCTCGGCGACGAGGCCTTCCCCGGCCATCTGGCGATGAACAACCAGATCGTCAAATTCATGGAGGAAGGCGGCAAGGTCTATGCCTGCCGCTTCGCGCTTCAGGCGCTTTACGGCCATGGCGAGCCGTCGCTGATCCCGGGGATCACGCCGATCAACCCGCTGGACGTGCTCGACCTGGTGCTGCTGCACCGCAAGGACAACGCCTTCATCCTCGACACCTGGACGCTCTGA
- a CDS encoding PLP-dependent aminotransferase family protein, giving the protein MTEWMPDLSASDRPRYLAIADVIEADLRSGRLSVGDRLPPQRRLAERLGIDFTTVARGYSEAHRRGLVESRVGQGTYVRALPRPDRETVARGQPRRADVVDLTMNLPPEPDDPALIARMQAGLEAVGRDLVALLRYQDFGGAPADKDAASIWLGRRGLVPTQERLMVTPGAHAALMGILGVLASAGDVVLAEEITYPGVRSIAAQLGLKLAGLPMDADGIDPDALADACRRLAPKALYLNPTLQNPTTLTIPQRRREEIVTIARRFGVPIVEDDAYGFIPVQGPAPFAALAPDLTWHVAGLAKCIGAGLRAAYVVAPSARAGWPFTAAVRTATVMASPVTVALATRWIEDGTADALLRFIRAETAARQQLAAEVLAPDSFRTDPASFNLWVPLPAGWTRSAFIGQMRSTGIGVVASDAFAVGVTPPEAVRLCLGGPTSRADLRRALEYMAHALSEQPAVASTYL; this is encoded by the coding sequence ATGACGGAGTGGATGCCCGACCTGTCCGCCAGCGACAGACCCCGCTATCTGGCGATCGCCGATGTGATCGAGGCCGATCTTCGGTCCGGCCGGCTGTCGGTGGGCGACCGGCTGCCGCCGCAGCGCCGGCTGGCGGAACGGCTGGGCATCGATTTCACCACCGTCGCCCGGGGCTATTCCGAAGCTCATCGCCGCGGGCTGGTCGAATCGCGGGTGGGGCAGGGCACCTATGTCCGCGCCCTGCCGCGTCCGGATCGCGAAACGGTGGCGCGCGGTCAGCCGAGGCGCGCCGATGTCGTCGACCTGACCATGAACCTGCCGCCCGAACCCGACGATCCGGCGCTGATCGCCCGCATGCAGGCGGGGCTGGAGGCGGTGGGGCGGGATCTGGTGGCGCTGCTGCGCTATCAGGATTTTGGCGGTGCCCCTGCCGACAAGGATGCCGCCTCCATCTGGCTGGGCCGGCGCGGCCTGGTGCCGACCCAGGAGCGGCTGATGGTCACCCCCGGCGCCCACGCGGCCCTTATGGGGATCCTGGGCGTGCTCGCCTCGGCCGGCGATGTGGTTCTGGCCGAAGAGATCACCTATCCGGGCGTGCGATCGATCGCTGCCCAGCTGGGCCTGAAACTGGCCGGCCTGCCGATGGACGCAGACGGCATCGATCCCGATGCCCTGGCCGATGCCTGCCGGCGTCTGGCGCCCAAGGCGCTCTACCTGAACCCCACTCTGCAGAACCCGACCACGCTCACCATTCCGCAGCGCCGGCGCGAGGAAATCGTCACCATCGCCCGGCGCTTCGGCGTGCCGATCGTCGAGGATGATGCCTATGGTTTCATTCCCGTCCAGGGCCCGGCGCCCTTCGCGGCGCTGGCGCCGGATCTGACCTGGCATGTGGCGGGGCTGGCCAAATGCATCGGCGCCGGGCTGCGGGCGGCCTATGTGGTGGCGCCCAGCGCCCGGGCCGGCTGGCCCTTCACGGCCGCGGTGCGCACGGCCACCGTCATGGCCTCGCCGGTGACCGTGGCCCTCGCCACCCGCTGGATCGAGGACGGCACCGCCGACGCCCTGCTGCGCTTCATCCGTGCCGAGACCGCCGCCCGCCAGCAGCTCGCCGCCGAGGTTCTGGCGCCCGACAGCTTCCGTACCGACCCTGCCAGCTTCAATCTCTGGGTGCCGCTGCCCGCGGGCTGGACCCGCTCGGCCTTCATCGGCCAGATGCGCTCCACCGGTATCGGCGTGGTGGCCAGCGACGCCTTCGCGGTCGGCGTCACCCCGCCCGAAGCGGTCCGCCTCTGCCTGGGCGGACCCACCAGCCGCGCCGATCTGCGCCGCGCGCTGGAATACATGGCCCATGCGCTGAGCGAACAGCCGGCCGTGGCGTCGACCTATCTCTGA
- a CDS encoding zinc transporter ZntB yields MSTTDSDVPTRGLVHAFALDGRGGGRPLSPAEAALALRDRSAGQTVDAPDLWLHVDRMDPGVPGWLDLAGVPPHAAEALLAEETRPRADRFADGLVVNLRGLNVNPGMEASDLISVRAWTVAGLTITTRRYPLRSTREMAEALTAGSGGPRDSGGVIADLADRLVGRLRPEVDRLEDLIDDLEDEALAGAADARPRDGIRKARAALAELRRETIAFRRYMAPQREALMRLAALDPSPFGHVDRLELRETADQLTRMVEDLDAIRERTLLAQGEWEARIAERTDRTVYLLTILSSVMLPLGFITGLLGVNVAGIPGAEDPAAFLVLCVLLGLLVAVQFVLYRRLRWI; encoded by the coding sequence ATGAGCACGACCGATAGCGACGTTCCGACCCGCGGCCTGGTCCACGCCTTTGCCCTGGATGGCAGGGGCGGCGGCCGGCCGCTCTCCCCTGCCGAGGCCGCCCTCGCCCTGCGCGACCGCAGCGCCGGTCAGACGGTCGACGCCCCCGATCTCTGGCTGCATGTCGACCGGATGGATCCGGGCGTACCGGGCTGGCTCGACCTCGCCGGCGTGCCGCCGCATGCGGCCGAAGCCCTGCTCGCCGAAGAGACCCGGCCCCGGGCCGATCGGTTCGCCGACGGGCTGGTGGTCAATCTGCGCGGGCTGAACGTCAACCCGGGCATGGAGGCATCGGATCTGATTTCGGTCCGCGCCTGGACGGTGGCGGGGCTGACCATCACCACCCGCCGCTACCCCCTGCGCTCGACCCGCGAAATGGCCGAGGCGCTGACCGCCGGCAGCGGGGGCCCGCGGGATTCGGGCGGGGTGATCGCCGATCTGGCCGACCGGCTGGTCGGCCGGCTCCGGCCCGAGGTCGACCGGCTGGAAGACCTGATCGACGATCTGGAAGACGAGGCGCTGGCCGGTGCGGCCGATGCCCGGCCGCGCGACGGCATCCGCAAGGCCCGCGCCGCGCTCGCCGAACTCAGGCGCGAGACCATCGCCTTCCGCCGCTATATGGCACCCCAGCGCGAGGCGCTGATGCGCCTGGCCGCGCTCGACCCCTCGCCCTTCGGCCATGTCGACCGGCTGGAACTGCGCGAGACCGCCGACCAGCTGACCCGGATGGTCGAGGATCTGGACGCCATCCGCGAACGCACCCTGCTCGCCCAGGGCGAATGGGAGGCACGCATCGCCGAGCGCACCGACCGCACGGTCTATCTGCTGACCATCCTGTCTTCGGTGATGCTGCCTTTGGGCTTCATCACCGGGCTTCTGGGGGTCAATGTCGCCGGCATCCCCGGCGCCGAGGATCCGGCAGCCTTCCTGGTGCTGTGTGTGCTGCTCGGATTACTGGTGGCGGTGCAGTTCGTCCTATACCGGAGATTGCGGTGGATCTGA
- a CDS encoding ABC transporter permease: protein MADRTLQTAPADDTPRPVPYRGGGFAPRRMPLVTGLFFALLFGLWALGSARGWIGALTLPPPGDVLGALARLIETGDLWRHLSASLMRLGLGWALGAALGVAVGLMVGLFSLARATGLPLVTALFPIPKIALLPLFIIWFGIGEPSKVATIAFGVFFPTVINTAGGVAGVPRSLISMGQSFGLSSWRIATRIVLPGALPAILTGFRVSASIGIILLVAAEMIGAEYGLGALVLNAGNLMRLDLLIAGVVVLSALGLVVAFLLGLVEKRLLRWR from the coding sequence ATGGCTGACCGGACCCTTCAGACCGCGCCTGCCGACGACACGCCCCGCCCGGTGCCCTATCGCGGCGGCGGCTTCGCGCCACGCCGGATGCCGCTGGTCACCGGCCTGTTCTTCGCCCTGCTCTTCGGCCTCTGGGCGCTGGGATCGGCGCGGGGCTGGATCGGGGCGCTGACCCTGCCGCCGCCGGGCGATGTGCTGGGCGCCCTCGCCCGGCTGATCGAAACCGGCGACCTCTGGCGTCACCTCTCGGCCTCGCTGATGCGGCTGGGCCTCGGCTGGGCGCTGGGGGCGGCCTTGGGCGTCGCGGTCGGGCTGATGGTCGGGCTGTTCTCGCTGGCGCGCGCCACCGGCCTGCCGCTGGTGACGGCGCTTTTCCCCATCCCCAAGATCGCCTTGCTGCCGCTGTTCATCATCTGGTTCGGCATCGGCGAGCCGTCGAAGGTCGCGACCATCGCCTTCGGCGTGTTCTTCCCGACCGTGATCAACACCGCCGGCGGTGTGGCGGGCGTGCCGCGCAGCCTGATCTCCATGGGCCAGAGCTTCGGCCTGTCGTCCTGGCGGATCGCCACCCGCATCGTGCTGCCGGGCGCCCTGCCCGCCATCCTGACCGGTTTCCGGGTCTCGGCCTCGATCGGCATCATCCTGCTGGTGGCGGCGGAGATGATCGGCGCCGAATACGGGCTGGGCGCGCTGGTGCTGAATGCCGGCAATCTGATGCGGCTGGACCTGCTGATCGCGGGCGTGGTGGTGCTGTCGGCCCTGGGCCTGGTGGTGGCCTTCCTGCTCGGCCTGGTCGAGAAACGCCTGCTGCGCTGGCGCTGA
- a CDS encoding ABC transporter ATP-binding protein codes for MRLILKAVSHAYDGLHALGPVDLEVGAGRIVAVVGPSGCGKSTLLGIAGGLIRPTSGEVLSAGAAPDGCLNPLTYVFQDFALLPWRTVAKNVALPLEGRGLGAADIRARVADALARTGLSDFAGAVPRQLSGGMRQRVGIARALAVSPAVLLMDEPLSALDAQTRELLIEDLVALHGRAPFSALYVTHNLIEAVRLAHQVVVLSRRPGRIREVVQIDTPLDERAADGAGMAALADRLWRSIRDEAATADREVQHG; via the coding sequence ATGCGCCTGATCCTGAAGGCCGTCTCTCATGCCTATGACGGCCTGCACGCCCTTGGCCCCGTCGACCTGGAGGTCGGCGCGGGCCGCATCGTCGCCGTGGTCGGCCCGTCGGGCTGCGGCAAATCCACCCTGCTCGGCATCGCCGGCGGGCTGATCCGGCCGACCTCGGGAGAGGTACTGTCGGCGGGCGCCGCACCAGACGGCTGCCTGAACCCGCTGACCTATGTCTTTCAGGACTTCGCCCTGCTGCCCTGGCGGACGGTGGCGAAAAACGTCGCCCTGCCGCTGGAGGGCCGCGGCCTTGGTGCCGCGGATATCCGCGCGCGGGTGGCCGATGCGCTGGCCCGCACGGGGCTGTCCGATTTTGCCGGCGCCGTGCCGCGCCAGTTGTCGGGCGGCATGCGCCAGCGGGTCGGCATCGCCCGGGCGCTGGCGGTTTCCCCGGCGGTGCTGCTGATGGATGAACCTCTTTCGGCGCTGGATGCCCAGACCCGCGAGCTGCTGATCGAGGATCTGGTGGCGCTGCACGGCCGGGCGCCGTTCAGCGCGCTTTACGTCACCCACAACCTGATCGAGGCGGTGCGCCTGGCCCATCAGGTGGTGGTGCTCTCCCGCCGGCCCGGGCGGATCCGCGAGGTGGTGCAGATCGACACGCCGCTCGACGAGCGCGCAGCCGACGGCGCCGGCATGGCCGCCCTCGCCGACCGGCTCTGGCGGTCGATCCGCGACGAGGCCGCCACCGCCGATCGCGAGGTGCAGCATGGCTGA
- a CDS encoding ABC transporter substrate-binding protein — translation MSSTRSGARPSRRSLLKTIGLCGAALAALASGLPGDAAAAEKTRVTVAALAFVSSSPLFIAKDRGYYDAEGLDVDIQIFRAAQPVAVAIASGDADFGVTAFTAGFYNLAGKGALKVIAGQSAEIAGQEGSAILVSNKAWDEGFRSVDDFPGHSLAMTQTGSSFHYMIGRIAEARGFDLSKVDLKPLQAVPNMIAALKSGQVDAMIIVPHIAKGLVDSGAAKMIGQVADIAPYQLGGLFTSTRNVTERRDVVERFVRAYVKAAADYNATLNQVDAKGARIYGPETQPVVDIINKYVYPEKPNDAGVKAGAMYIEPQGRFDAADIADQLRWYKQHDLVDADVEAASFVDTSFVPGGFSVQAK, via the coding sequence ATGTCCAGCACCCGTTCCGGGGCGCGGCCTTCCCGCCGCAGCCTGCTCAAGACCATCGGCCTTTGCGGTGCGGCGCTCGCCGCCCTCGCCTCGGGCCTGCCCGGCGACGCCGCCGCGGCGGAGAAGACCAGGGTGACGGTCGCCGCCCTCGCCTTCGTGTCGTCCTCGCCGCTGTTCATCGCCAAGGACCGCGGCTATTACGACGCCGAAGGGCTGGACGTCGACATCCAGATCTTCCGCGCCGCCCAGCCGGTGGCGGTGGCGATTGCCTCGGGCGATGCCGATTTCGGCGTCACCGCCTTCACCGCCGGCTTCTACAACCTGGCGGGCAAGGGTGCGCTCAAGGTCATCGCCGGCCAGTCGGCCGAGATTGCCGGCCAGGAAGGCTCGGCGATCCTGGTCTCGAACAAGGCCTGGGACGAGGGCTTCCGCTCGGTGGACGACTTCCCGGGCCACAGCCTGGCGATGACCCAGACCGGATCGTCTTTCCACTACATGATCGGCCGGATTGCGGAGGCCCGCGGCTTCGACCTTTCCAAGGTCGATCTGAAGCCCCTGCAGGCGGTGCCGAACATGATCGCGGCGCTGAAATCGGGCCAGGTGGATGCCATGATCATCGTGCCGCATATCGCCAAGGGTCTGGTCGATTCCGGTGCGGCGAAGATGATCGGCCAGGTGGCCGATATCGCGCCCTATCAGCTGGGCGGGCTGTTCACCTCCACCCGCAACGTCACCGAGCGCCGCGATGTGGTGGAGCGTTTCGTGCGCGCCTATGTGAAGGCGGCCGCCGACTACAATGCCACCCTCAACCAGGTCGATGCGAAGGGTGCGCGGATCTACGGGCCGGAGACCCAGCCGGTGGTCGACATCATCAACAAGTATGTCTATCCCGAAAAGCCGAACGATGCCGGCGTGAAGGCGGGTGCGATGTATATCGAACCCCAGGGCCGGTTCGATGCCGCCGACATCGCCGATCAGCTGCGCTGGTACAAGCAGCACGACCTGGTCGATGCCGATGTCGAGGCCGCAAGCTTCGTCGACACCAGCTTCGTGCCCGGCGGCTTCTCGGTTCAGGCGAAGTGA
- a CDS encoding FAD-binding oxidoreductase — MAVAAPAPSAPARPVAAAVDDAFVAALAHILGDRVSTAQAVREQHGRDESYHDVEAPDVVVFPETTEEVAEVVKLCAAHAVPVIPFGTGTSLEGGVAATRGGVCIDVSRMNRILRVSTDDLDVTVQAGVTRKQLNEHLKTTGLFFPIDPGADASLGGMAATRASGTNAVRYGTMRENVLSLTVVMPDGRIVKTARRARKSSAGYDLTRLFVGSEGTLCVITEVTLRLYGVPEAISAAVCPFETLEGAVRTVIQTIQMGIPVARVELLDELSIKAVNAYSKLDNPVQPTLFFEFHGTEAGVVEQAEMVQAIAGEHGGGDFRFATLAEDRNALWQARHNAYYASLRLKPGSKGWPTDVCVPISQLADAILETRKDLESSTLMAPMVGHVGDGNFHLVFLVDPENPADLQEAQRLNDRLVERALAFGGTCTGEHGVGLGKRDFLIAEHGEAISVMRQLKQALDPQGIMNPGKVLRP; from the coding sequence ATGGCCGTCGCCGCCCCCGCTCCGTCAGCCCCCGCCCGGCCCGTCGCCGCGGCCGTCGACGACGCTTTCGTCGCGGCCCTTGCGCATATCCTCGGCGACCGGGTCTCCACCGCCCAGGCGGTGCGCGAACAGCATGGCCGCGACGAGAGCTATCACGATGTCGAGGCGCCCGATGTGGTGGTCTTCCCCGAAACCACCGAAGAGGTGGCCGAGGTGGTGAAGCTGTGCGCCGCCCATGCCGTGCCGGTCATCCCCTTCGGCACCGGCACCTCGCTGGAAGGCGGCGTGGCCGCCACCCGCGGCGGGGTGTGCATCGATGTCAGCCGGATGAACCGGATCCTGCGGGTGTCGACCGATGATCTGGACGTCACCGTCCAGGCCGGCGTCACCCGCAAGCAGCTGAACGAGCATCTGAAGACCACGGGGCTGTTCTTCCCGATCGACCCCGGCGCCGACGCCTCGCTGGGCGGCATGGCCGCGACCCGCGCCTCGGGCACCAATGCGGTGCGCTATGGCACGATGCGCGAGAACGTCCTGTCGCTGACCGTGGTCATGCCCGACGGACGGATCGTCAAGACCGCGCGCCGCGCCCGCAAATCCTCGGCCGGCTATGATCTCACCCGGCTGTTCGTGGGCTCGGAAGGCACGCTCTGCGTGATCACCGAGGTCACGCTCCGGCTCTATGGCGTGCCCGAGGCGATCTCGGCGGCGGTCTGCCCGTTCGAGACGCTGGAAGGGGCCGTGCGCACGGTGATCCAGACCATCCAGATGGGCATTCCGGTCGCCCGTGTCGAACTGCTCGACGAATTGTCGATCAAGGCGGTCAACGCCTATTCGAAGCTCGACAACCCGGTGCAGCCCACCCTGTTCTTCGAATTCCATGGCACCGAGGCCGGTGTGGTCGAACAGGCCGAGATGGTCCAGGCGATCGCGGGCGAGCATGGCGGCGGCGATTTCCGCTTCGCGACGCTGGCCGAAGACCGCAATGCCCTCTGGCAGGCGCGGCACAATGCCTATTACGCCTCGCTCAGGCTGAAGCCCGGCTCCAAGGGCTGGCCGACCGATGTCTGCGTGCCGATCTCGCAGCTGGCCGATGCGATCCTGGAGACCCGCAAGGATCTGGAAAGCTCCACCCTGATGGCGCCGATGGTGGGCCATGTCGGCGACGGCAACTTCCATCTGGTCTTCCTGGTCGACCCCGAGAACCCCGCGGATCTGCAAGAGGCCCAGCGCCTCAACGACCGGCTGGTGGAGCGCGCGCTCGCCTTTGGCGGCACCTGCACCGGCGAACATGGCGTGGGCCTGGGCAAGCGCGACTTCCTCATCGCCGAACATGGCGAGGCGATTTCGGTGATGCGCCAGCTGAAGCAGGCGCTGGATCCGCAGGGGATCATGAACCCCGGCAAGGTGCTGCGCCCCTGA